ACCTTTTTTCTTTTGTTATCTTATATGTCAATGAACTCTTTTCTTTTCTCAATGTGCCTACCAGAAAGACTTACACTTTGATTTTTAACCCTGTCCGTTTCCGAATGGGAGTGCAAAGATAAATACTTTTATTTTTTATAAGCAAGCTTTTTTTTAAATATTTATTCGACATGAGGGCAATAAGCATAAAACCAAGTAATTAGAGTGAATTTTTTAGCTAAAAAAAAGATTTAAACTTGTTTTAACCTCTCAAACTTTGTGTGCAGATTTATGTTTATTAGCTTTGCAAATCATTAAAAACTGTCGTGAACGAGTTAAAAGTAAATTATTTAGAAAATACCCTACCAAAAGTCAATAGAGAGCTCAGTTGGCTAGCATTTAACGAACGGGTACTCTTTGAAGCCCTCGATAGCAATGTCCCTATTCTAGATCGATTGAGATTTTTAGGAATATATTCTAGCAATCTAGATGAATTTTTCCGTGTACGTGTAGGTACACTTCATAGATTAATAATGGAGGCACAAATAGAGAAACTCAATTACAACCCTAAAAAAATACTCGCTCAAATCTATCAAAAGCTAAAGGAAGATGAGAAAATTTTTGCGACTGCTTTTCATGATATTAAGAATGAAATGAAAAGTCATGGTATTCAGATTTTATCTGAAACTGAACTGAATGAAAAGCAACTGATATGGTGCAGGGATTTTTTTAAAAAAAATATCCAGAAAGGTATTACCCCTCTAATCCTAAGAGAAAATAAAAACTTTCCTAATCTACGAGACCAATCGATTTATTTAGCTATAAAGTTAACACTTCAAACTGGTAAGAAAGTTTATTCCCTAATAGAAATTCCAACCGAATTTTTTAGCAGATTTATAGAATTGCCTTCGCTAAGAAAAGGCGAACATAGGGTCATACTGCTAGACGATTTAATCCGAATAAATCTTGATGAAATTTATAAAGTCTTTAATATAAAAGAAGCTGCGGCCTTTACTATTAAACTAACACGCGACGCTGAATTAGATTTAGATAGTGATTTTTCAAAATCAGATTTGAGTTATATGTCAAAGTCTCTCATGCAAAGGAAGAGAGGACAGCCCGTGCGCTTTATAGCTGACAAAACTATTTCAGAAGACTTGTTAGCCTTTCTTTTAAAAAAGATTAAGATATCAAAGAGTAATATTGTACTCAGCGGGAGATATCATAATTTCAAGGACTTTATGCAATTCCCAGAGTTCGGATTGAGACACCTCAGATATCCCAAAATCGAGAGTTTGCCGAATTACAAACTGGAAGGACAGCGAAGTATGCTTGAAGTCATAGAAAGACAAGATGTCATGCTTTTTTATCCATATAATTCTTTTACCTACCTACTAGATTTTCTGCGTGATGCATCTATCGATCCCTATGTGGAAGAAATAAAAATGACATTATATAGACTTTCATCGAAATCTCAGATAGTAAATATCTTGACTAATGCAGTGAAAAATGGGAAGAAGGTAACTGTTATTATGGAGATTACCGCTAGATTTGATGAGGCAAATAACATATTTTGGGCGAATCAGATGATAGAAGAGGGCATTCAGGTCATCTTCGGACATCCTCAGCTCAAAGTGCATGCTAAAATGGTTTACATAGTAAAGAAAATTGGTAAGATTCGTAAGGAATATTGCAATATATCTACTGGAAATTTCAATGAGGTAACTGCTGATATATATAGTGACTTGAGCTTATTTACTACTCATAAAAATCTAACAG
Above is a genomic segment from Chitinophagales bacterium containing:
- the ppk1 gene encoding polyphosphate kinase 1; the protein is MNELKVNYLENTLPKVNRELSWLAFNERVLFEALDSNVPILDRLRFLGIYSSNLDEFFRVRVGTLHRLIMEAQIEKLNYNPKKILAQIYQKLKEDEKIFATAFHDIKNEMKSHGIQILSETELNEKQLIWCRDFFKKNIQKGITPLILRENKNFPNLRDQSIYLAIKLTLQTGKKVYSLIEIPTEFFSRFIELPSLRKGEHRVILLDDLIRINLDEIYKVFNIKEAAAFTIKLTRDAELDLDSDFSKSDLSYMSKSLMQRKRGQPVRFIADKTISEDLLAFLLKKIKISKSNIVLSGRYHNFKDFMQFPEFGLRHLRYPKIESLPNYKLEGQRSMLEVIERQDVMLFYPYNSFTYLLDFLRDASIDPYVEEIKMTLYRLSSKSQIVNILTNAVKNGKKVTVIMEITARFDEANNIFWANQMIEEGIQVIFGHPQLKVHAKMVYIVKKIGKIRKEYCNISTGNFNEVTADIYSDLSLFTTHKNLTVEVGKLFNYLEYYKPYKFKHLLVAPFSMRAQILSKIQRETKHALNHKKAAITIKMNSLVDDEIIDALYKAKEAGVHVQIIARGICCVATDIPKDMQLHAISIVDKFLEHARILYFLNDGDEECYISSADLMVRNLDYRIEVATPVYDTMILEKVKKFLDIQLTDNVKARVHNDNMSNAKITASRAKKKIRSQIEIYNWLEKDYITKKADK